The genomic stretch gaaaggggggggggatcacttgtgtgctgtgttgtgcggccctgcagcttggccttaaagctgcagtggccaattttactaaatatggcctggtctttaggggggtttagcactgtggtcctcaaaatGGTTAAGCGTCATAGTGCTATTTTGtaaccagctatgattaaggactacaTTTGTCCGAATGTGCTGATGTTTGTGAAATTTTAACTTTGGATATGTCCAGCAGTAAAGAATAATTTCGGATAAGTGTGGACCTCCCTTTCTTCTGTTGTGCTACATGGGTGTTGCTGACTCAGTTGAGCATTATTCTGGGACGGTGTGGGGTGATGCGGTATCCGTCTCAAATGGATCATGTGACTGCTGTGATCACTGTAGGTTGCGGAAACCCTATCAACATCAGCTATGACATGGAGCTTCCTGCAATGTTGTTAATGAATTGCTCATACTCTGCTTATAGTGCTTATAGGTAGCTCGTGCTAAATCCACCAGCACTAGATTCAGACGcccagcagccagcacctgcatgcATGAATCCTAACAATATCCGTTACTGCTATTATTAGAAATATGTGAGCATAAATGAGAGTAGTGAAGCCAAGCTTCTTATTTGCGACAGCCATTCCAAACCTTCAGGAATACGGTCAGCACAGCACATCCATCAAGATTTTTTGAGGCTTCAGCAAAGCTGGAGTATTTCTCTGCATTCCAATGGACTAGATGTAGCTGCAAGAGAAACATATAAACCAGTTACACAATCAGTCATTGAGTAGCTAAACTATGTGCTAATTTCACATATTATTCctattattaaaggacaactgaagccagagggatatggaggctgccatatttatttccttttaagcaataccgattgcctggctatcctgctgatcctctgcctctaaggatccattcacactagagcgttttgatgGCGATTCCGGCAAAAAAAGCTCATGTGCTAGCGATTTTTAaaacgctagtgcaataatatcctatgggcccgttctcacttgagcgatttgcgttaatcggcggcgattaacgcaaatcgccaaacgcaaacgtgtagcctgcaccattttcaggcgatttcccggcgattgcgcttcagcactatagaagcgctaaacgcgatcgctaaaaaaatcgccaagtgtgaatggcgattttttgcGTTCAGGGCAAAAAAATTGCctcagcaaaacgctagcaaaaatgctagcattttgcgatatgcaagtgtgaatgggccctaatacttTTCGCCACAGACACTGAAAAAGCACAtgaaaatcaggtgtttctgacattatgcttgtttctggtataattcagacactcctgcagccaaacagatcagcaggatagccagataactggtattattcaaaaggaaataaatatcgcagcctccatatccctctacagttgtcctttaagtggagGTTGGCAGGGAGGCAGAAAATGAAGTGCACAGAGCTGGAGAGAGTGTTTAGAGTAAACTGTATATACCATGCCTACATGTCCTCTATTTGCATACTCTGCATTAATGGTGACCATAGGCAAGTTCAGGGGAGatcacagctgcccagaatcccccctcagaccagggtcggtgcagtgtctggggacaggtacaagttgagacaccagaatatctgcaggcaccctgcagctcacagcactgccccccttTCTTTCCATGCTACATTtgtctttggatgtagcagcagcatgtgtgcagagcatggagcagcagtgtgtgtacaaagcatggagcagcagcgtgtgtgcagagcatggagcagcagcagtgtgtgtacaaagcatggagcagtagtgtgtgtacagagcatggagcagcagtgtgtgcaaagcatggagcagcagcatgtgtacagagcatagagcagcagtgtgtgtacagagcatggagaagcagtgtgtgtacagagcatggagaagcagtgtgtgtacagagcatggagcagcagcgtgtgtacagagcatggagcagcagcgtgtgtacagagcatggaacagcagtgtgtgtacagagcatagagcagcagtgtgtgtacagagcatggagcagcagtgtgtgtgaagagcatggggcagcagcagtgtgtgtgcagaacatgaagcagcagcgtgtgtgtacagagcatggagcagcagtgtgtgcagagcatggagcagcagcgtgtgtacagagcatagagaagcagtgtgtgtacagagcatggagaagcagcgtgcgtacagagtatagagcagcagcatgtgtacagagcatggagcagcagtgtgtatacagagcatggagcagcagtgtgtatacagagcatggagcagctctggggaactaaacagagcacagagtcaggtatgaggacagccctgtgccctgctgtgcgaatgcttcactttccccttcattagcaatgtcgcctgtcctcattattatctgtatccaaactgctcttgATCGATGCCGTTGTCAATCGGGAACAGatcggacattttggaaataatcgtcagatcctgtcagtcggatgggaaattgcactgtgtgtccccagcatgatgtcctactatattattatactgtatagtgcgtggctgagggagaccttttaggaatcacccccttgaaaatcctgggtttgcccctggtgaCACTGCAAAACAGGGCACTATGATGACATGTAGTAAAAGAACACTTGGGGACACTGTTATAAAGGGGAATTGTGGTGACAATGTTAAAAAGGAGTACAGCAAGGATACTGTAAGAAAGAGAGCACAATGGCAGCCATAGTAAAAAAAAGGGCCACTATGGGGAACTGTTATAAAGGAAATACTAAGGGGGGAAACTATAATGAAGGGAACACTGAATGAAAAAGGCCACTTTATTAAAATGGTAATGGAGCCTCAGGGGCATAATAGGTTCACTGAAAAGCTTCCCATGCTGCTTGACATAATGGCCATGCCCTCTTTTAGTCAATCCACCTACCCCCATGTATATTGGCTATTTAATAGAATTCTTTTGTGTGAAATTAAACTTTTGCAACTAAAAATGTTCATGCAAAtatctgatcacatgatcagaaggTGCTCCTTCTTGGATTGTGtcatctaaaggctcatacacacggggtacggccgtcgccgcaaccatgtggcacgcgcgtgttgcggcgacggttcgcccgtgtgtatgacgcgcgcgccccgaaccgtcgcccgtcggagctgtcgccgggcgattgatatgttcaatcgccggctacagccgtcgccgcaacctcgccggaactgtcgctagtcccgcatgtgtatgcgggctagcgacagctacccacacacggcacacggagcttccggcgggggggaggaacctcggcgacagcttccgccgcatcgctaatcgctctgctgcagtgtggatgcagagggacttggcgacgagctgtcgccgaactgttgacgaactgtcgcgcacacgctcccgtgtgcagcgacagctacaattgtccccccgtgagtacttagcttaactGTTCAGGTTGCAGGGGGGCAGGAACTGACTAATGTCTCTGAGAAGACTGCAGCctatagcaattagcaatgatGTCTGTGGATAAGGAAGtagctaaagctacatacacacgggggacaattgtcccccattGCATGCGTGCACGTGAACAGGGAGCGACAACTCCCTGCCagtgacagctgtccacacgtctcgccagaaaggcagagacgcggcagaagctgtttgtgaatggagcatcctccGGCCAGATGCTTCATTCActtgcgtaggtctcctgtcgctagcccgcgtactcacgTGGGACTatcgacagttccggcgaagttgcggcgacagctgtagccggcgattgaacatgtcaatcgcctggcgacagctccgacggttgacggttcggggcgcgcgcgttatacacacgggcgacctgtcgccgcaacacgcgcgtgccacgtggttgcggcgacggccgtaccccgtgtgtatgggccttaatagcTGGGCTCCTGACCAGATACATTCAGTGTGACTTATTCAACGTCAACTGCTTATGCACAAACAAAAAGAGCTCTGCCACTGAGTGCCTACACAAATCTATGAGCACAATAGGGACTGGAGCGGGCTTTAAACAGCTGCTCTGGCCCATTCCGTTACTTCTGAGTTGTGTAATCTCGGCTCATGTAAAGTGAGAGCGCTCTGTATATATAGACCACAGTGATGTTTTGTTTTATTACAAGAGATCTATTTGTGGCTGGAGAGTTCACAGGAGCTCACATCAGCTCACACAGTCTCTCACACACTGTCCTATTAGCAAATACCAGAACTGAGAAATTGCCAGGCTGAGCCAACGTCATGCTGTGATGAGAAATATGTAACTGACATAGTACCTCTGCAGAATAAGCCTTCCCATCCACAGTGTGTTCTGATCCGTGGTCATCTGATGGTCCCCAGTGGAAGTGGAATTGGTTTAGACGGTAAGTTGCCTTGAGCGGACCCCCTTTTACCACTGAAAGTGACATTAAGAAGCTTTATTTTATCACGTGTAGCTGGGACCTTTTTTCAAGAAACCCCAGCCATTAACATAACTAGTGGTGTAGCAATATGGGATGCAGAGATAGCGACCACgcatacgtacaaaaagggcgcccggacaaaaagggcgcggggtgtaaacgctaattaataattaatcattaatagcgtttataaaaatagtgtgctatatttcgttcacaaataatgttttacaaaattataaatcattaaataatgtttatgaaatcggtaattgtgaaaacgttaatcttccctgtttcaaaagttaaacttataattacgtttattaaaaaaacaataatatatgtttaattgttataattgtatattattgtgaataaccttcatttatggtttgttctaaaatctgaaaatattctttataacgatgatataaatatatctacgttcgtaataagtgttgtaaaacattagtaagtattactaaaattttactaaaactatacctaagccttgtcttacacagaaccctccctgtacctatccctaacccctagacccccctggtggtgcctaaacctaagacccccctggtggtgcctaaccctaagacccccctggtggtgcctaacccttagacccccctggtggtgcctaaccctaagaccccccctggtggtgcctaaacctaagacccccctggtggtgcctaaccctaagacccccctagtggtgcctaaccctaagacccccctggtggtgcctaaccctatgacccccctggtggtgcctaaccctaagacccccctggtggtgcctaaacctaagacccccctggtggtgcctaaacctaagacccccctggtggtgcctaaacctaagacccccctggtggtgcctaaacctaagacccccctggtggtgcctaaacctaagacccccctttattatgtggataataatgttttactaattgtggctgcaaaaaatatattgcaatttacgtgacgtactgatcgctttattttgtgaataataatgttttacaaacagtaagggataaaactttaaataatgttttaattagttaaataagataaatatgtttagtatttttataaacgttattcggcacgggtgcattttataaacgtaaatcaccacaagcacacttataaatcattaaaaatctccgggcgccgtttgtaaacgttatttatgtccggcgcccttttttcctgctcggcgcccattaaacgttatttattatgagagtgaatggcggcgccctttttgtccactagctgcctgcgcccttttttcccgcttccagcGACCACACCAGggtccctggagcagaggggcccATTAAGGGCCTTCTTCCATCCATTCTATAAGCTCTTCATTGATGCTATGATGGTAATGAACACTTCtacatgtgcattgcatagtggtaatccttaaagaaccactatacCAAACAATTGTACAATATAAAATGCATGTGTCTACATAtgtataaaaagtacattttgccTTGAGAAAAATTtactgaaaatatatatatttttctatgtttctgtcacttacaataggttgcaaaaatctgacaggttttaggctagtccatcttctcatggattttctttcttttcaaaagcatttcctggacagcagttgctcagtccatctgccaaaatagtgtgcaagcgagtagggagaCAGGCCAGTATCTTTGTATTGATCCTTTCCAGTGAATGCTTTTGAAAgcaaaaaggaaatactgagagttccccatgagaagatggactagtccaaaacctgtcagatctgtcagatttttactgcctactgcaagcgacagcaacataggagaaaagtcgttTATAGTgctttttactctgggaaaaatgtattttttataagTGTAAATTttagattttacatttttttgtgatagtagtggtcctttaacaaactgtttccttactctaagtacacctctctgacattgcagctaTCATTGATAGGTTTTGGGTCTCTATATCAATTGAGTGCTTGGGGACCCATGGAAAACTTGCAATGGGCCCCCAAGCTCCTCAGTTACATCACTGAACATAACATGTCTGTGGATAGGGAATACTGTCAAAGAAATATCACCAACATACCAAGAAAAGCAATTCACCTTTGATCTGAGTTTTATGATTGAATAACATGATTCCATGATATGTAATTTAATGGGCAGATTCCATCACATTCCATTGTGATAAATAAGCATATATGGTAGCTATGCTCATCTGTTGAGGGCACAGGATTTAAAGGGACCTTGAACAGGTTTAAAAAAtgacaatttccacttacctggggtttcctccagccaacCGTAGCCCACGAGGTCCTCCTGGCAAGCTGGCGGCTCTGTTAATCTTCAACTTCTCCTGAAAGTCACCAGTGTTCTTCCTGGCCGAGCATACTGCCCTTCTTCCCGCCAGCTGGCACGTGTcggccggcgtgagagtcctgcgcatgtgcggttcagaATTAGAGAACCTGTGTATGCGCAGGACTCTAACGCCAGCTGACTTGATGCCGCATGCTGGTCGGTGCGATGACGCATAGCGTGCTCGGCCAGGAAGAAGACTGACGACTTTCAGGAGGAAGTTGACGATTAACGGGGCTGCCAGCAGGACTTGGAAAGGAGCCAGAaggatgccaggggacctcgcgggctatgaTGGGCTCTAGGTAGCCCCAGGAAAGTGGAAATTGTCATTTTTAAACCTACTCGGGGTTTCTTTAAAGGGGACAGGAGGTGCTGAGGCGAGTGGTCAATTTACATGAGAAAcaatctttaacccattcaggttccgtcgttttcacgtgagaaatgttcacttcccattcattagcctataactttatcactacttatcacaatgcactgatctatatcttgttttttccgccaccaattaggctttctttggggggtacattttgctaagagccactttactgtaaatgcattttaacaggaagaataagaaaaaaatggaaaaattcattatttctcagttttcagccattatagttttaaaataatacatgcctccataattaaaactcacgtattgtatatgcccatatgtcccggttattacaccgttaaaattatgttcctattacaatgtatggcgacaatattttatttggaaataaaggtgcattttttccattttgcatctatcactatttacaagtttaaaataaaaaaatatatagaaatatttcatctttacattgatatttaaaaagtttagacccttaggtaaatatttacatgtttttttttttttattgtaatggtttttttttttatactaaaaattttattagggtacttttgggaaggtgggaggtaaacaatagatttataatgtaaatgtgtgttaattctgtttttttttttttttcaggtgaagtattactttttggccacaagatggcggccatgagtttgtttacatgacgtcactctaagcgtagcacgcacttagagtgacacatcgggaagggaacggccagaaaaggcgcagcttccgagagaagctgtcgctttttcagcgggggagaggaatcaatgatcgggctccatagcccgatacattgattccttggctaccgaatccgcggccgggagtgcgcgtgcacgcgcacgatcggctgcGGGGGCGCGCgacagcgcgcatggttcctggacatagaaactacgtccaggaaccaaaataggttaaccttCTGAACTCAGACACTCACAACAAGCTGGAACTCTAGTAATgataaaactcccccccccccccccccaaaaaaaaaatcaactcaaACGCAAGTTGTGCCTGATGCACTAATTGAGGATATTTGCTTACAAATTTGATTACATGGAAAAACATTCTGCTCTACAACCTTTCACCAGTGTTAGGGTTTCCACAGTTCAAAAGGGTCCCTGCTCAACTCACACCAGTCAGCAGGCAAGCAAACATTTTGTGCTCTTGAACCTGAGATTCACGTTGAGGCTTGTCTATAGGATCtacccagggccgtttcttgagcagtgcaggcagggcgactgccctgggtgcagaccagcaagtagaagaagggggggcgcaggcagaaggacataaccgctagggagctggtgactcaTGGTGCAGTCAAATGGAAGAAGCAAGAAGattaccttccttgactcctcctgggttgcctgcgtcagacgtcaagtcatcatcacgtcaccactgcgtgaggacacctgatgtcctgtagcggtactgcaggctgtcagtgcgcggcgcccatgaAGGAGTcagctttccaggctctcttcgcctttttgttttcctggtccctgcttcctcctagatgagcggctggtcactagtaggtaggcagatctacttgtgacctgtggctgtgtgactgtccctaaagagtaagggtttgcgagtccaTGGGGCGGGGCGGGGGGGaaaggggcacaatttttacgctTTTGCCCTGTGTGCAATTCAGCCTATAAACTGCCCTGGTTCTACCTATGAATGGAACACATGCATGAACATAAAAACTAAAAACTCCAGGGAGCGACAAACTGCACTACTTACACCATTATATAAATAGGCTGTGCTGGAATAGGAACAGGAGAGCTACAGCCTGCAGCCAGACCACAATGGCTGCTGAAATATACAGTGGAAATctaaggtgcctaaccctaaccaatctaGCAAATGCTAATTACCTCCTTACAACTAacccttatctcctttcctcagtATTTGCCTAAACCTTACCACCTCCTTCAACAATAGCACCTTCTTGATGCCTACCCCTAACCTTAAACCCTTCCCCCCAACCACCAATTCTACCCTCAAAAACTGATCCGGGTAAAAACCATCACACAATTCATTTCttcttgggcatcagtttttcatccatgaCTTCCACTAGCGATAGTCAATGGGGCACATTTGATCTGTAATTATTGTAGACTCCCTATAATCGTGGTCCATACAGCGGAACAGACTGGATGGATCCATTTTACGGGGACTGATGTGATTCTATTGATTAACgtaggatccgttcacatccattGGTATCCGCTCCATTTTGTACTGTTTCATGGAACATTTTTTAGgacagtgtgaaccggcccttataaATGCACCACCTgagcaaactgatcacatgctctcCTGTGAGCTATGCTAGACACAAGCAACTCTAAAAACAATAACCAGTAATAATAAAAGACTGCGGGACTTCTCCCTGGTCGTATGTAAAGCAATATTATCCTATTTCTCTAACTAAAGATGCACGTGAACTCCTTACCAAGCTAAACGTGTTCTGTACTGCTCAATGTGTGGATAATTACCTGACTCATCATCCTTCTCTTCAGAAAGGACTTGAAATGAATGGCCAACATTGACAATAGACTTGATAGACGCTGGGTTGTAGTGGATGCTGAGAGACTTCAGTGATGCATCAGATTTGGCTTCCTTTGCATTTAGGTCAACTGGAGATTGGAAATTTCCTTCAGCAATAGGGTAAAGCTTGTGCCACTGCTCAGGCCCTGAAAACAACAAAGTATTTTACATTACAATGCATTACAAAGCGTAAACTAATCAGATGAACAATTGTGTCAATTGTCCTAATctcaaaggtggccatatatctatcgacttggcagccgatcgactatccaattcgataattattatcgattGAAAATCTATTACGCCAAGCGCATGCCCGAtcaatgatgcaaccaatttcaggccgaccatgtcgatcagacatgctgcaagatgacaGGCCGTTGTGGTTGATTGGGTGCGCAGGTTAATGAGCTACAAATGCGACGAAACCCCCGGCGCTCTCCCCCCTAATTTCAAATGTGCCCCCTGGTGACCGGTGCACTATACTCGTCCGTGTCTGGCGATGGCTCTGAGATCTGTCCTCCATCCATGCATGCGCCCCATCAGAGCCAGTAGCAGACACGGACAAGTAAAGTATAGtgtactgggcaccggggggcacaTTGGACATTAAGGGGGACAGCTTCAGGCCGGTGATGTGGCAGATGTGGCATTACAAGTCCGATTCCTAATCAATTTCAGCGTGAATTCAATCAGGAatctggtagcaggaaaaaagggcgccggctaagGGTGAACGAAAagtgcgccggctgagggtgaacgaaaacggcgccaccatagactaatgcaattatcgttaatatggcaaaaaaaaaagcagaaaaaagcgtgccgcaataagtatcattaacaacattagaacattaaagtttttgaagtatgttatcgttttagaagcttgcaaagttatagtttttatcatattattttgtttgcatgtacagattttatgttatcaaagatattattgtttctatgtggaaaatggtgtttctgcagagggagtggttagttttaggtaacaccagggggtggttagggttaggcaccaccgggggggggggagggttaggcaccaccaggggactggttagttttaggcaccaccaggtgggggttctgtgtgagagtaggattgggTTAAACTGTATTGTCGAATTACAtaatgatttttaacgttaatatcttttcattattattttctgtctgtttttatgacggtatttatcgttaaccaagtttgacaatgatgtttatcattatcagatttcgttatccaccagcACCATTTCGTTAGCTAGCCGGGCTcttttttcactgcgcccttttttatgcacacgggaatcggcctgcggtttatgagcagccaacagatctctctctaatctccCTCCCTAATCAGATtaaattagagagagatttgtctttttgttgaatctgcccatcatcgctagatgtatggctaccttaaatagGATTTTTCTTATTTGGGGTTAAAAAGCATCACCGGGTTAAATAATGGCTTCAGGGAAAGCAATAGTATCTGCAGTACCAGGAATTGCAGGAGATGAAAACAAGTAATAAAATCAAAATAGATGAGACACCTGGCCCCAGATAGGACCACCTCTGAGTATTAAgggagttgagttcagttattGATAGGCCACTTCATTTTCAATGAGTCTCTTTCAAGCGGATCAGTTCTTTATGACTGGCATAAAGCTGATGTGTTTCCATTATTTGTGAAAGGAAAAAAATTAGAACCAAGAAACTATAGAACTGAAAGTTATAAGATAAATGGCATGCAGCTGGGAACATGAGGCTTGGAAAAGAACATGGGAATACTGGTTAATACTAAGTTAAGCAACTatgttcaatgccaagcagcagctaaagcaaatacaattctgtaAAATGAGAAacataaaatgggaaataaatCACGAGATGCGTATatactgggcctgattcacaaagcagtactaactgttagcacgctggtgaaaagccctttatcacgcctaaactcagtttaggcatgataagtttaggtgtgataagttcaggtgtgataagtttaggcatgataagtttaggtgtgataagtttaggcatgataagtttaggtgtgataagtttaggcgtgataagtttaagcaccaactgggttagcaccgcagtgcacagctgatcaaaagttttgcgctagcaaagtctggtgcacttcgcatagagtttaatggcgctgctttgcgtgcaggactttgcgcgcgatctaaacttatctaaactaagcatgcctaaacttatcatgcctaaactggtgcaatggttatcacgcctaaagtctccaactgggttagcaccgctttgtgaatcgagcccactcGATCCCTCTATATAAATGTGAGGCTAGAAGCAATGACGCTACATCGGCAGTATAGAATACAGTTTTGGCCACCACACTATAGGAAGTGCATTACCCTTCTAGAACAGGTATAAAGATGGACAACTGAATTGATTAGAGGGAGGAATGGTCTCTCttaccaggaaaggaaaacttGTACAAACTGGGCTTAGAAAGCTTGTAAAAATAGAAGGCTAAGATGTGACCTGAATAATATgtaaacatactgtacatcagagggcagtatgtaagcttggcagatgagctttttggtcctaggcttgtacaaaggacaaggggacatgatctgcatataAAGATGTACTCTATCTATGCCATCTATTTAGGAAgagattctttacagtaagagtaattaaaATGTCGAATATTTCACCCCaagaagttgttatggcaaattctatatctgcatttaaaggaggcttggatgctttccttacatTGTAGAATATCAACAGCTATTATTACTAGATAATTCCTGGcatagttgatccagggattttatttttattttactgccccctggagtcaggaaggattttttccccctttaaaggGTAACTGGCCAAATAttgtaagggcttgtttccactatagcgaatcggcatggggcactgcatgcggattcgcaaagtcaatgtaagtggatggggctgtttccacttgtgcggtggcgggagcgtttttcggtgcggcagaaatctgcacggcagagccgtcagatttcgcgtgcgggaggaatgcggacgaatcgccgctaatgcatttaatagggaaatcgcatgcggctttgtcatgcggatttccccgcgattttgcgtgcgatttcgcatggtttgctatggagctttactcaggcagtgacatggttaaattcgcctggctccttgccatgcgaaatcgcggctaaatccgcaggcggaaacgcagccgcatgcgatttcttctgcggtggaatccaggcgattccgcaccgcaacagtggaaacgagccctaagggttaagttttctgcatgcagattcgcataaccaatacaagtggatgggcctgtttccacttgtcagaaatcaaTAGAATTCACACACCGCCTCGcggtgtgcgattcgcatacaatgtatttaatagaaaattcacatgcgttttcgtatgcgaattttaccgcgaatctGCAGGCGTTTTCGCCTAAAATCAGTGTAAAaggacacaggcactgacatggttaaatctgcatacttactaacatatgcgaaaacgcc from Hyperolius riggenbachi isolate aHypRig1 chromosome 5, aHypRig1.pri, whole genome shotgun sequence encodes the following:
- the LOC137519018 gene encoding carbonic anhydrase 1-like — protein: MSGLNWGYEAHNGPEQWHKLYPIAEGNFQSPVDLNAKEAKSDASLKSLSIHYNPASIKSIVNVGHSFQVLSEEKDDESVVKGGPLKATYRLNQFHFHWGPSDDHGSEHTVDGKAYSAELHLVHWNAEKYSSFAEASKNLDGCAVLTVFLKVGNAHAGLQKVVDALSQVRTKGKQAPFSDFDPSSLLPASKDYWTYIGSLTHPPLLECVTWIIFREPISVSPDQLSKFRSILSSGEGEKECPILTNHRPPQPLKGRELRTSF